The following coding sequences lie in one Pseudomonas monsensis genomic window:
- the ssuC gene encoding aliphatic sulfonate ABC transporter permease SsuC, with protein MKKIIHSLAPWALPVLLLAVWQLSVSAGWLSTRILPAPVAVIEAGVSLVRSGEIWTHLAISGWRAALGFTIGGSIGLVLGFITGLSKWGERLLDSSVQMIRNVPHLALIPLVILWFGIDESAKIFLVALGTLFPIYLNTYHGIRNVDPALVEMARSYGLSGFSLFWQVILPGALPSILVGVRFALGFMWLTLIVAETISASSGIGYLAMNAREFLQTDVVVLAILLYAVLGKLADLAARGLERVWLRWHPAYQVAKGGAA; from the coding sequence ATGAAGAAAATTATCCACAGCCTCGCGCCTTGGGCGTTGCCGGTGTTGTTGCTGGCGGTGTGGCAGTTGTCGGTGTCGGCTGGTTGGTTGTCGACGCGGATCCTGCCGGCGCCGGTGGCGGTGATCGAAGCCGGCGTCAGTCTGGTGCGCAGCGGCGAGATCTGGACGCACCTGGCCATCAGCGGCTGGCGCGCTGCGCTGGGCTTCACCATCGGTGGCAGCATCGGCCTGGTGCTGGGCTTCATCACTGGCCTGTCGAAGTGGGGCGAGCGTCTGCTCGACAGCTCGGTGCAGATGATCCGCAACGTGCCGCACCTGGCGCTGATTCCGCTGGTGATTCTGTGGTTCGGGATTGACGAGTCGGCGAAGATTTTCCTGGTGGCATTGGGCACGTTGTTCCCGATCTACCTCAACACGTATCACGGCATCCGCAACGTCGACCCGGCGCTGGTGGAGATGGCGCGCAGCTATGGCTTGAGCGGTTTCAGCCTGTTCTGGCAGGTGATTCTGCCGGGTGCACTGCCTTCGATTCTGGTCGGCGTGCGCTTCGCGCTGGGCTTCATGTGGCTGACGCTGATCGTCGCGGAAACCATTTCCGCCAGCTCCGGCATCGGTTATCTGGCGATGAATGCCCGCGAGTTTTTGCAGACCGACGTGGTGGTGCTGGCGATCCTGCTTTACGCCGTGCTCGGCAAACTCGCCGACCTCGCCGCCCGTGGACTCGAACGTGTGTGGCTGCGCTGGCATCCGGCCTATCAGGTTGCCAAGGGAGGTGCGGCATGA
- the ssuD gene encoding FMNH2-dependent alkanesulfonate monooxygenase gives MSLNIFWFLPTHGDGHYLGTAEGARAVDHGYLQQVAQAADRLGFGGVLIPTGRSCEDSWLVAASLIPVTQRLKFLVALRPGIISPTVAARQAATLDRLSGGRALFNLVTGGDPEELAGDGLFLDHEARYQASVEFTRIWRRVLEGETVDYDGEHISVKGAKLLYPPIQQPRPPLYFGGSSEAAQDLAAEQVEMVLTWGEPPAAVAEKIAQVRAKAAKLGRTVRFGIRLHVIVRETNAEAWQAADRLISHLDDDTIKRAQASLARFDSVGQQRMAALHGGSRDNLEVSPNLWAGVGLVRGGAGTALVGDGPTVAARVKEYADLGIDTFIFSGYPHLEESYRVAELLFPHLDIERPEQPKSAGYVSPFGEMVANDILPKAASQS, from the coding sequence ATGAGCCTCAATATCTTCTGGTTCCTGCCTACCCACGGCGACGGCCATTACCTTGGCACCGCCGAAGGCGCCCGCGCCGTCGACCACGGTTATCTGCAACAGGTCGCGCAGGCGGCGGATCGTCTGGGCTTCGGCGGCGTGCTGATTCCCACCGGCCGTTCCTGCGAAGACTCGTGGCTGGTGGCAGCATCGCTGATACCGGTGACACAGCGCCTGAAGTTCCTCGTTGCCCTGCGCCCCGGGATCATTTCCCCGACGGTGGCAGCGCGCCAGGCCGCCACGCTGGATCGTCTGTCCGGCGGTCGTGCGCTGTTCAACCTGGTGACCGGCGGTGACCCGGAGGAGTTGGCCGGCGACGGTCTGTTTCTCGATCACGAGGCGCGCTATCAGGCCTCGGTGGAGTTCACCCGGATCTGGCGTCGGGTGCTGGAAGGCGAGACCGTCGATTACGACGGTGAACACATCAGCGTGAAGGGTGCCAAGCTGCTCTATCCGCCGATCCAGCAGCCGCGTCCGCCGCTGTACTTCGGTGGCTCGTCGGAAGCGGCGCAGGACCTGGCCGCCGAACAGGTCGAGATGGTCCTGACCTGGGGCGAGCCGCCAGCAGCCGTCGCCGAGAAGATTGCGCAGGTGCGCGCCAAAGCCGCCAAGCTCGGACGCACCGTGCGCTTCGGTATTCGTCTGCATGTGATCGTGCGGGAAACCAACGCTGAAGCGTGGCAAGCGGCGGATCGCCTGATCTCGCATCTGGACGACGATACCATCAAGCGCGCGCAGGCATCGCTGGCGCGCTTCGATTCGGTCGGTCAGCAACGCATGGCCGCGCTGCACGGCGGCAGCCGCGACAACCTCGAAGTCAGCCCGAACCTGTGGGCCGGCGTCGGTCTGGTGCGCGGCGGTGCCGGTACGGCGCTGGTCGGCGATGGCCCGACCGTGGCGGCGCGAGTGAAGGAATATGCGGATCTGGGTATCGACACCTTTATCTTCTCCGGTTATCCACACCTCGAAGAGTCGTACCGCGTCGCTGAACTGCTGTTCCCGCACCTCGACATCGAGCGTCCGGAACAGCCGAAAAGCGCCGGTTATGTCAGCCCGTTCGGCGAGATGGTCGCCAACGACATTCTTCCCAAAGCCGCGTCGCAGAGCTGA
- a CDS encoding sulfonate ABC transporter substrate-binding protein, with the protein MRTVFLRRGLVALFAAAVTFGAITQAQAETLRIGYQKYGTLVLLKAKGTLEKRLAAQGVDVQWTEFPGGPQLLEGLNVGSIDFGVTGETPPVFAQAAGADLLYVAYEPPAPNSEAILVPKDSPIKSVADLKGKKVALNKGSNVHYLLVRALEDAGLKYSDIQTVFLPPADARAAFERGSVDAWVIWDPYQAAAEKQLQAHTLRDGKGIVDNHQFYLATKPYAQKNPEVIKTLVEEVRAVGEWSKANPEDVTQQVAPLLGLPADITLTSVKRQGYGALFLTPEVVAAQQKIADTFFQLKLIPKPLSIKDVIWTPPAAVAKAQ; encoded by the coding sequence ATGCGCACTGTATTTTTGCGTCGTGGTCTGGTCGCTCTGTTTGCTGCGGCTGTCACCTTCGGCGCCATCACTCAAGCTCAGGCCGAGACGCTGCGAATCGGTTATCAGAAGTACGGCACGCTGGTGCTGCTCAAGGCCAAAGGCACGCTGGAAAAACGTCTGGCCGCGCAAGGCGTGGACGTGCAATGGACCGAGTTCCCCGGTGGCCCGCAACTGCTTGAAGGCCTGAACGTCGGTTCGATCGACTTCGGCGTCACCGGCGAAACCCCACCGGTATTCGCCCAGGCCGCCGGCGCTGATCTGCTCTACGTCGCCTACGAACCGCCAGCGCCGAACAGCGAAGCGATCCTTGTGCCAAAAGACTCGCCGATCAAATCGGTGGCCGATCTCAAGGGCAAGAAAGTCGCCCTGAACAAAGGCTCCAACGTCCATTACCTGCTGGTGCGCGCGCTGGAAGACGCCGGCCTCAAATACTCCGATATTCAAACCGTATTCCTGCCGCCCGCCGATGCCCGCGCCGCGTTCGAGCGTGGCAGCGTCGATGCCTGGGTCATCTGGGATCCGTACCAGGCCGCTGCCGAGAAACAACTGCAAGCGCACACCCTGCGCGATGGCAAAGGCATCGTCGACAACCACCAGTTCTATCTCGCGACCAAGCCCTACGCACAGAAAAATCCTGAGGTGATCAAGACCCTCGTCGAAGAAGTGCGCGCCGTCGGCGAATGGTCGAAGGCCAATCCTGAAGACGTGACTCAACAAGTCGCGCCACTGCTTGGTCTGCCGGCGGACATCACCCTGACCTCGGTGAAACGCCAGGGTTACGGCGCACTATTCCTGACCCCGGAAGTGGTCGCTGCGCAACAGAAAATCGCTGACACGTTCTTCCAGCTCAAGCTGATTCCCAAGCCGCTGAGCATCAAGGATGTGATCTGGACACCACCGGCCGCTGTGGCCAAGGCGCAGTAA
- the ssuE gene encoding NADPH-dependent FMN reductase translates to MLVVSLGGSPSLRSRSGVLLERSQRWLQQQGVEVVSYQVRDFPAEDLLHARFDSPKVLDLLQQIENADGLLIATPVYKASFSGALKTLLDLLPERALNHKIVLPMATGGSIAHMLVVDYALKPVLSALKAQEMLQGIFAEDSQIAYGEGSAAAQLAPALEQRLHEALDQFVSAMARRPKPLEPGLLNERLLSARWSI, encoded by the coding sequence ATGCTGGTCGTATCACTCGGTGGCAGTCCCAGCCTGCGCTCCCGTTCCGGAGTGTTGCTGGAACGCTCGCAACGCTGGTTGCAACAGCAAGGGGTGGAAGTGGTGAGTTATCAGGTGCGGGACTTCCCGGCCGAAGACTTGCTTCACGCCCGCTTCGACAGCCCGAAGGTGCTCGACCTGCTGCAACAGATCGAAAACGCCGACGGCCTGCTGATCGCCACACCGGTGTACAAGGCTTCGTTTTCCGGCGCGTTGAAGACGTTGCTGGATCTGCTCCCGGAGCGCGCCTTGAACCACAAGATTGTCTTGCCGATGGCCACTGGCGGCAGCATCGCTCACATGCTGGTGGTCGATTACGCGCTAAAACCGGTGCTGTCGGCGTTGAAAGCCCAGGAAATGCTGCAAGGCATTTTCGCCGAGGACAGCCAGATCGCCTACGGCGAAGGCAGTGCCGCCGCACAACTGGCACCAGCGCTGGAGCAGCGTCTGCACGAAGCGCTGGATCAGTTTGTCAGTGCCATGGCCCGCCGGCCGAAACCGCTGGAGCCGGGCTTGTTGAATGAACGTTTATTGAGTGCTCGCTGGAGCATTTAA
- a CDS encoding peroxiredoxin: protein MSLRLGDIAPDFEQDSSAGKIRFHEWLGDSWGVLFSHPADFTPVCTTELGFTAKLKDEFAQRGVKAIALSVDPVDSHHKWIEDINETQNTIVNFPILADADRKVSDLYDLIHPNANDTLTVRSLFVIDPNKKIRLTITYPASTGRNFHEILRVIDSLQLTDNYKVATPANWQDGEEVVIVPSLKDEDEIKRRFPKGYRAVKPYLRLTPQPNK, encoded by the coding sequence ATGAGCCTCAGACTCGGCGACATCGCCCCCGACTTCGAACAGGATTCCAGCGCCGGCAAGATTCGTTTCCACGAGTGGCTGGGCGATAGCTGGGGTGTGCTGTTCTCCCACCCGGCCGACTTCACCCCGGTGTGCACCACCGAACTGGGCTTCACCGCCAAGCTCAAGGATGAGTTCGCCCAGCGTGGCGTCAAAGCCATCGCGCTGTCGGTCGACCCGGTGGACTCGCACCACAAGTGGATCGAAGACATCAACGAAACCCAGAACACCATCGTCAACTTCCCGATCCTGGCTGATGCCGATCGCAAGGTGTCTGATCTTTACGACCTGATCCACCCGAACGCCAACGACACGCTGACCGTGCGTTCGCTGTTCGTGATCGATCCGAACAAGAAGATTCGCCTGACCATCACCTACCCGGCGAGCACCGGCCGCAACTTCCACGAGATCCTGCGGGTGATCGACTCGCTGCAGCTCACCGACAACTACAAGGTGGCCACCCCGGCCAACTGGCAGGACGGTGAAGAGGTAGTGATCGTGCCGTCGCTCAAGGATGAAGATGAAATCAAACGACGCTTTCCAAAAGGCTATCGCGCGGTGAAGCCGTACCTGCGCCTGACGCCGCAGCCGAACAAGTGA
- a CDS encoding OprD family porin: MNKSTLALAVAVGVMAQQAGAAGFIEDSKATLGLRNFYINTDNRDSGAHSTQSKAEEWGQGFDLRFISGYTQGTVGFGIDAIGLLGVRLDSGGGTNGATSSTSYGGTVFPSESNGKAVNNFSSLGLTAKAKISQTELKLGTLQPKLPVIVTNDGRLLPQTFQGGQITSNEIKDLTLIGGQIEAVKGRNSSNNENMAIGGASARTANSNKFIYAGGDYKITKDLTAQYYYGNLEDFYKQHFLGLVHNWAIGPGVLKSDFRYFNSSDDGLNGHDSAYFSNGNYTGFNAGKGKVDNNLYSGLFLYSVEGHTFGGGYQVSNGSSDFPWLNQGDGSSAYITTDMQIAKFARAGERTWQARYSYDFAKVGVPGLTAGVVYLRGDNIDTVGKNGLENGHGNSEWERDLTIGYVVPEGPLKNVGVMWKNAMWRNDIPGQRDQDENRLIVSYSIPLL; encoded by the coding sequence ATGAACAAGTCCACCTTGGCCCTGGCTGTGGCCGTAGGGGTTATGGCGCAGCAGGCAGGCGCCGCCGGTTTCATCGAAGACAGCAAAGCTACTTTGGGGCTGCGTAACTTCTACATCAACACTGATAACCGCGACTCCGGTGCTCACTCCACCCAGAGCAAAGCTGAAGAATGGGGCCAAGGCTTCGATCTGCGCTTCATCTCCGGTTATACCCAAGGCACTGTCGGCTTCGGTATCGACGCCATCGGCCTGTTGGGCGTACGTCTGGATTCGGGTGGCGGCACCAATGGGGCAACCAGCAGCACTTCGTACGGCGGCACGGTTTTCCCAAGTGAGTCCAATGGCAAAGCGGTTAACAACTTCTCCAGCCTGGGCCTGACTGCCAAAGCCAAGATCTCCCAGACTGAACTGAAGCTCGGCACCCTGCAGCCAAAGCTGCCAGTTATCGTGACCAACGATGGCCGTCTGCTGCCGCAAACCTTTCAAGGTGGCCAGATCACGTCCAACGAGATCAAAGACCTGACTCTGATTGGCGGTCAGATCGAAGCTGTGAAGGGGCGTAACTCCAGCAATAACGAGAACATGGCCATTGGCGGTGCAAGTGCTCGTACGGCTAACAGCAACAAGTTCATCTACGCCGGTGGTGATTACAAAATCACCAAAGACCTGACTGCCCAGTACTACTACGGCAATCTGGAAGACTTCTACAAACAGCACTTCCTGGGCCTGGTTCACAACTGGGCAATCGGCCCTGGCGTGTTGAAATCGGACTTCCGTTATTTCAACAGCTCCGATGACGGCTTGAACGGCCACGACTCGGCTTATTTCAGCAACGGTAATTACACCGGTTTCAATGCTGGCAAGGGCAAAGTCGACAACAACCTTTACAGCGGCTTGTTCCTGTATAGCGTTGAAGGTCATACCTTCGGCGGCGGCTACCAGGTCAGCAACGGCAGCAGTGACTTCCCTTGGCTGAACCAGGGTGACGGCTCTTCGGCTTACATCACCACCGACATGCAGATCGCCAAGTTTGCCCGTGCAGGCGAACGTACCTGGCAGGCTCGCTACTCCTATGATTTCGCCAAGGTTGGCGTGCCTGGCCTGACCGCCGGTGTTGTTTACCTGCGTGGCGACAATATCGACACCGTGGGTAAAAATGGTCTTGAAAACGGCCATGGCAACTCCGAGTGGGAACGTGACCTGACCATCGGTTACGTTGTGCCAGAAGGCCCGCTGAAAAACGTTGGCGTGATGTGGAAAAACGCTATGTGGCGCAACGACATCCCGGGTCAACGCGACCAGGATGAAAACCGCCTGATCGTCAGCTACTCGATCCCGCTGCTGTAA
- a CDS encoding OprD family porin — MNKSTLAVAVAFGVLAQQAGAAGFIEDSKASLSSRTMYFNNDNRDGGADQREAAQGFKFDYLSGFTQGTVGFGLDVQALSGIHLDGGRGHHPDNNSFNPSDSDGSATQSWSRIAGNVKARLSKTEAHLGGALQPSLPILVANDSRLLPQTFEGGTITSKEIDNVTFNAGQLEHAVGRASSNSTGLAVAGGTQDSNQFRYAGADWKVTKDLTLQYYHSNLQDYYKQNFFGLVHVFPIDTNQSFKTDIRYFDSSSDGKNGDAGYRFNNNGGYAKTPGEVDNKTWSAMFTYTLGGNAFLLGHQRVNDDGGFVYLNQGNVVDGNGRPEGAGGASFYLFTDSMINGFVRAGENTTFGQYSYDFAGLGVPGLKASIAYLHGDNIKATNGTGSDMSEWERDMRIDYTVQQGTLKGFGVTLRNGVYRGSQINIADQDQTRLIFNYTYSFL, encoded by the coding sequence ATGAATAAGTCCACCTTGGCCGTGGCTGTGGCCTTTGGGGTATTGGCGCAGCAGGCAGGTGCCGCGGGTTTCATCGAAGACAGCAAGGCTTCCCTTAGTTCCCGCACCATGTATTTCAACAACGACAACCGCGATGGCGGCGCAGATCAGCGAGAAGCCGCGCAGGGTTTCAAGTTTGATTACCTGTCCGGTTTCACTCAAGGTACGGTCGGTTTTGGCCTTGATGTGCAGGCGCTCAGCGGTATTCACCTGGATGGTGGTCGTGGGCACCACCCGGACAATAACTCGTTCAATCCAAGTGACTCCGACGGTTCGGCCACGCAGTCCTGGAGCCGCATAGCGGGTAACGTCAAGGCACGTCTGTCCAAGACCGAAGCGCACCTGGGTGGCGCGCTGCAACCGAGCTTGCCGATTCTGGTCGCGAACGATAGCCGCCTGCTGCCTCAAACCTTCGAGGGTGGCACGATCACCTCCAAGGAAATCGACAACGTCACCTTCAACGCCGGTCAGCTTGAGCATGCCGTGGGCCGTGCCTCGTCAAACAGTACCGGCCTGGCAGTGGCCGGCGGTACCCAAGACAGCAATCAGTTCCGTTATGCCGGTGCTGACTGGAAGGTCACCAAAGACCTGACGCTGCAGTACTACCACTCGAACCTGCAGGACTATTACAAGCAGAACTTCTTCGGCCTGGTGCACGTCTTTCCGATCGACACCAATCAGTCGTTCAAGACCGATATCCGCTATTTTGACAGCAGCTCCGATGGCAAGAACGGGGACGCAGGCTACCGGTTCAATAACAACGGTGGTTATGCCAAGACCCCGGGCGAGGTCGACAACAAGACCTGGAGCGCCATGTTCACGTATACCTTGGGTGGCAACGCCTTCTTGCTCGGCCATCAACGCGTCAACGATGACGGTGGTTTCGTCTACCTGAACCAGGGCAACGTGGTCGATGGCAACGGTCGCCCTGAAGGTGCCGGCGGCGCCAGTTTCTACCTGTTCACCGACTCCATGATTAACGGTTTCGTCCGAGCGGGTGAAAACACCACTTTCGGTCAGTACTCCTATGACTTCGCAGGTCTGGGTGTACCGGGTCTCAAAGCCTCGATCGCTTACCTGCATGGTGACAACATCAAGGCAACGAATGGCACCGGTAGCGATATGTCCGAGTGGGAACGCGACATGCGGATTGATTACACCGTTCAACAGGGCACGCTCAAAGGTTTTGGTGTGACCCTGCGTAACGGTGTTTATCGCGGCAGCCAAATCAATATTGCCGATCAGGACCAGACCCGTCTGATCTTCAACTACACCTACAGCTTCCTGTAA
- the argA gene encoding amino-acid N-acetyltransferase, producing MPEYVNWLRHASPYINAHRDCTFVVMLPGDGVEHPNFGNIVHDIVLLHSLGVRLVLVHGSRPQIETRLAARGLTPHYHHGMRITDAATLECVIDAVGQLRIAIEARLSMDMASSPMQGSRLRVASGNLVTARPIGVLEGVDYHHTGEVRRVDRKGINRLLDERSIVLLSPLGYSPTGEIFNLACEDVATRAAIDLGADKLLLFGADLGLIDENGKLVRELRPQQVPAHLARLGNNYQAELLDAAAEACRGGVARSHIVSYAEDGALLTELFTRDGGGTLVAQEQFELVREAAIEDVGGLLDLISPLEEQGILVRRSREVLEREIEQFSVVEREGMIIACAALYQIADSDAGELACLAVNPEYRHGGRGDELLERIETRARAQGLKTLFVLTTRTAHWFRERGFEPSSVERLPAARASLYNYQRNSKIFEKTL from the coding sequence ATGCCCGAATACGTCAATTGGCTTCGCCACGCGTCTCCTTATATCAATGCCCACCGCGATTGCACTTTCGTCGTCATGCTGCCCGGCGACGGCGTGGAGCATCCGAATTTCGGCAACATCGTCCACGATATTGTCCTGCTGCACAGCCTTGGTGTGCGTCTGGTGCTTGTGCACGGTTCGCGCCCGCAGATTGAAACCCGCCTCGCCGCCCGTGGCCTGACCCCGCATTACCATCACGGCATGCGCATCACCGATGCGGCGACCCTGGAGTGCGTGATCGACGCGGTCGGCCAGTTGCGCATCGCCATCGAAGCGCGCTTGTCGATGGACATGGCTTCTTCGCCAATGCAGGGCTCGCGCTTGCGCGTGGCCAGCGGCAACCTCGTGACCGCGCGGCCGATCGGCGTGCTCGAAGGTGTCGATTATCACCACACCGGTGAAGTGCGCCGGGTCGACCGCAAAGGCATCAACCGCCTGCTCGACGAGCGCTCGATCGTGCTGCTGTCGCCGCTGGGCTATTCGCCGACCGGCGAGATCTTCAACCTGGCCTGCGAAGACGTCGCCACCCGCGCCGCGATCGACCTGGGCGCTGACAAACTGCTGCTGTTCGGCGCCGACCTCGGTCTGATTGACGAGAACGGCAAACTGGTGCGCGAACTGCGCCCGCAACAGGTGCCGGCGCATCTGGCGCGGCTGGGCAACAACTATCAGGCCGAACTGCTGGATGCCGCCGCCGAGGCTTGCCGTGGCGGGGTGGCGCGCAGCCATATCGTCAGCTATGCCGAAGACGGCGCGCTGCTGACCGAGCTGTTCACCCGTGACGGTGGCGGCACGCTGGTCGCGCAAGAGCAATTCGAACTGGTGCGCGAGGCGGCGATTGAAGACGTAGGCGGCCTGCTCGACCTGATCAGTCCGCTGGAAGAGCAGGGGATTCTGGTGCGCCGTTCCCGTGAAGTGCTGGAGCGTGAGATCGAGCAGTTCAGCGTGGTCGAGCGTGAAGGCATGATCATCGCTTGTGCGGCGCTGTATCAGATCGCCGATTCGGATGCCGGCGAGCTGGCGTGCCTGGCGGTGAACCCGGAGTACCGCCATGGCGGTCGCGGTGACGAGTTGCTGGAGCGCATCGAAACCCGTGCCCGGGCGCAAGGCCTGAAAACCCTGTTCGTCCTCACCACCCGCACCGCGCACTGGTTCCGCGAGCGTGGTTTTGAGCCAAGCAGCGTTGAACGCCTGCCAGCGGCGCGGGCGTCGCTGTACAACTATCAGCGCAACTCGAAGATCTTCGAAAAGACCCTCTGA
- the argE gene encoding acetylornithine deacetylase, which translates to MPLPSMKDQFAALIAAPSVSCTQPNLDQSNRAVIDLLAGWLGELGFSCDIQQVSPGKFNLLASFGSGPGGLVLAGHSDTVPYDDALWQTDPLKLTEVDGRWVGLGSCDMKGFFALIIEAVQPLLDQPFRQPLLILATCDEESSMSGARALAEAGHPIGRAAVIGEPTGLKPIRMHKGIMMERIDILGQSGHSSDPRLGHSALEAMHDAIGELRGLRLLWQREFNNPQFSVPQPTLNFGCIHGGDNPNRICGQCSLEFDLRPLPGMDPKVLRAEILRKLNPVAERHQVKIDYKPLFPEVPSFEQAADAELVRIAEKLTGHSAEAVAFGTEAPYLQRLGCETIVLGPGDIACAHQPGEYLEMSRLQPTVHLLRQLIEHYCLTTGTASQE; encoded by the coding sequence ATGCCTTTGCCGTCCATGAAAGACCAGTTCGCCGCGCTGATTGCCGCGCCGTCGGTCAGCTGTACCCAACCGAACCTGGACCAGTCCAACCGGGCGGTGATCGACTTGCTCGCCGGATGGCTGGGCGAGCTGGGGTTCAGTTGCGATATCCAGCAGGTCAGCCCCGGAAAATTCAATCTGCTCGCCAGTTTCGGCAGCGGCCCGGGCGGACTGGTGCTGGCCGGGCACAGCGACACGGTGCCGTATGACGATGCGCTGTGGCAGACCGATCCGTTGAAACTCACCGAAGTCGATGGCCGCTGGGTCGGGCTGGGCAGCTGCGACATGAAGGGCTTCTTCGCCCTGATCATCGAAGCCGTGCAGCCGTTGCTCGACCAGCCGTTCCGGCAACCGCTGCTGATTCTCGCCACTTGCGATGAAGAAAGCTCGATGTCCGGCGCCCGTGCGCTGGCCGAGGCCGGGCATCCCATCGGGCGCGCGGCGGTGATCGGCGAGCCGACCGGGCTCAAGCCGATCCGCATGCACAAGGGCATCATGATGGAGCGCATCGACATCCTCGGGCAGAGCGGCCATTCGTCGGATCCGCGCCTGGGGCACAGCGCCCTTGAGGCTATGCACGATGCCATCGGCGAACTGCGTGGCCTGCGTCTGTTGTGGCAGCGTGAATTCAACAACCCGCAGTTCAGCGTGCCGCAACCGACGCTGAACTTTGGCTGTATTCATGGCGGCGACAACCCGAATCGCATCTGCGGCCAGTGTTCGCTGGAGTTCGACCTGCGCCCGCTGCCGGGCATGGACCCGAAAGTCCTGCGTGCGGAGATTCTGCGCAAGCTCAATCCGGTGGCCGAACGGCATCAGGTGAAGATCGACTACAAGCCGTTGTTCCCGGAAGTGCCTTCATTCGAGCAGGCTGCAGACGCCGAACTGGTGCGCATCGCGGAAAAGCTTACCGGTCACAGTGCCGAAGCAGTAGCGTTCGGCACCGAAGCGCCTTATCTTCAGCGCCTTGGTTGCGAAACCATCGTGCTCGGCCCCGGCGACATCGCCTGTGCGCACCAGCCCGGCGAATACCTTGAAATGTCACGTTTGCAGCCTACCGTGCATCTACTGCGGCAGTTGATTGAACATTACTGCCTGACAACGGGTACAGCTTCGCAGGAATGA
- a CDS encoding CYTH domain-containing protein: MQKETEIKLRVSRETLAALREHPLLKKRNKNGWERRELMNQYFDTPERDLAQAKVALRLRKDGDEVIQTLKTRGQSIAGLSERNEYDWKLPKAKLDVKKLDGECWPESLAELDKKTLKPIFTTDFVRERAEIAWGRGKAKVVIEAALDLGHVVVGKQKEEICELELELREGKPAALLELAAELAETLALMPCDISKAERGYRLYDANSYSLSLPAPQLTPETQLDDAFAALCWHLLGSSQRLAEQYRFNGHWRLLQDWVENLAEMRALLSSLGQAAPRPSTHDLRVALDALLEDWRPLVQVGIEDEDVRKAAPEQFLEELEDPRWGLFSLTTSRWLLARTWTAERNVRGNRQGGAQLHSWLPRLLGEEATALQLQRYQQQPEDLAEQLPRIERIQVWLHHARNVLEIPEMDRLYGELNKLAQLANEPTITDELLDARKQQAIAVYQNRAWKMLLRM, from the coding sequence ATGCAGAAAGAAACCGAAATCAAACTCCGCGTCAGCCGCGAAACCCTCGCCGCCCTGCGCGAGCACCCGCTACTGAAAAAACGCAACAAAAATGGCTGGGAACGCCGTGAGTTGATGAACCAGTACTTCGACACCCCCGAGCGCGACCTGGCCCAGGCCAAAGTCGCCCTGCGCCTGCGCAAGGACGGTGACGAAGTGATTCAGACCCTCAAGACGCGCGGCCAGAGCATCGCCGGTCTGTCCGAGCGTAACGAGTACGACTGGAAGTTGCCCAAAGCCAAGCTCGATGTGAAAAAACTCGACGGCGAATGCTGGCCCGAGTCGCTGGCCGAGCTGGACAAGAAAACCCTGAAACCGATCTTCACCACCGATTTCGTCCGCGAGCGCGCGGAAATCGCCTGGGGCCGCGGCAAGGCCAAAGTGGTCATCGAAGCCGCGCTGGACCTCGGTCATGTGGTGGTCGGCAAACAGAAAGAAGAAATCTGCGAGCTGGAACTGGAACTGCGCGAAGGCAAGCCTGCCGCGCTGCTGGAACTGGCCGCCGAACTGGCCGAAACCCTGGCCCTGATGCCGTGCGACATCAGCAAGGCCGAACGCGGCTACCGCCTGTACGACGCCAACAGCTACTCGCTGAGCCTGCCGGCGCCGCAACTGACCCCGGAAACCCAACTCGACGATGCCTTCGCCGCACTTTGCTGGCATCTGCTTGGCAGCAGTCAGCGTCTGGCTGAACAGTATCGCTTCAACGGCCACTGGCGCCTGCTGCAGGACTGGGTCGAAAACCTCGCGGAAATGCGTGCCCTGCTGAGCAGCCTCGGCCAGGCTGCGCCGCGACCGTCGACGCACGACCTGCGCGTGGCGCTGGATGCGTTGCTCGAAGACTGGCGCCCGCTGGTTCAGGTCGGTATCGAAGACGAAGACGTGCGCAAAGCGGCGCCGGAACAATTCCTCGAAGAGCTGGAAGACCCACGCTGGGGCCTGTTCTCGCTGACCACCTCGCGCTGGCTGCTGGCCCGCACCTGGACCGCCGAGCGCAACGTTCGTGGCAACCGTCAGGGTGGCGCTCAGTTGCACAGCTGGCTGCCGCGCCTGTTGGGCGAAGAAGCCACGGCCCTGCAACTGCAGCGCTATCAGCAACAGCCGGAAGATCTGGCCGAGCAACTGCCGCGCATCGAGCGCATCCAGGTCTGGCTGCACCACGCGCGTAACGTGCTGGAGATCCCGGAAATGGATCGCCTGTACGGCGAGTTGAACAAACTGGCGCAACTGGCCAACGAGCCGACGATCACTGACGAACTGCTCGATGCGCGCAAGCAGCAGGCGATTGCGGTTTACCAGAATCGTGCCTGGAAAATGCTGCTGCGCATGTAA